A region from the Leptospira venezuelensis genome encodes:
- a CDS encoding N-acyl-D-amino-acid deacylase family protein, giving the protein MKYDVLIKNGRIFDGEGNESFIGDVAVLDGKIVEISKSISGNATKTYDAKGLWVTPGFIDFHTHYDAEVEASPGLKESVMHGVTTITMGSCSLSLCIGSPEDLADMFSRVEAIPREQVLPLLQKNKTWNSMKEYADHLNSLPLGPNVSTFLGHSAIRAYSMGLERSLSYGVKPTEEEMIKMEKLLQEAIDYGYLGLSINTLTWDKMDGSRFRSKPLPSTFAKWSEISRLNKIVRRENRIFQGVPNVSTKYNVLLFFKESMGIFRKKMKTTIISLMDPRSNRSIYKLVAFLTRIVNTIFKGDVRLQAVPAVFDLYADGVDVVVFEEFGAGTAAIHLADLAERRKLLMDKGYRKWFRRQWTNWFLPRVFHRDFNESKIVECPDQKLVGRSFSELAKERKQHVVETFLDLCAEYGNEIRWYTVIGNDRKGPLKYIVSHPDVLIGFSDAGAHLRGMAHYNFPLRFLKLVRDAELEGKPFLSAEKAVWRVTGEIADWFGLDTGKLKVGAQADLVLLNPNGLNEKVETIQETPMPEFGGMVRLVRRNEEAIRAVLINGKVAVENGIVLPEIGKKSGFGRFMAYKEKDYLYSSAKTQKREAVGSVA; this is encoded by the coding sequence ATGAAGTACGATGTTCTTATTAAAAACGGAAGAATATTTGATGGAGAGGGAAACGAATCCTTTATTGGAGACGTAGCGGTTCTTGATGGAAAGATTGTAGAGATTTCTAAATCTATTTCTGGTAATGCAACAAAAACATACGATGCGAAAGGACTTTGGGTCACTCCAGGATTTATAGATTTTCATACACATTATGATGCAGAGGTGGAAGCTTCTCCAGGGCTTAAAGAGTCCGTTATGCATGGAGTAACTACCATTACAATGGGAAGTTGTTCTCTTAGTCTTTGTATAGGATCACCTGAGGATCTAGCGGATATGTTCAGTAGGGTAGAAGCAATTCCTAGAGAACAGGTCCTTCCTTTATTGCAAAAAAATAAAACTTGGAATTCGATGAAAGAATATGCGGATCATTTGAATTCACTTCCGTTAGGTCCGAATGTTTCTACATTCCTGGGACATTCAGCGATCAGAGCTTACTCTATGGGATTAGAGAGATCTCTTTCTTATGGAGTGAAACCAACTGAAGAAGAAATGATCAAAATGGAAAAACTTCTGCAAGAAGCGATTGATTACGGATATTTAGGACTTTCTATCAATACGCTTACTTGGGATAAAATGGATGGCAGCCGTTTTAGAAGTAAACCTCTTCCTTCTACATTTGCTAAATGGTCTGAGATCAGCAGGCTGAATAAGATCGTTAGGAGAGAAAATAGGATTTTCCAAGGAGTACCGAACGTATCTACCAAATACAATGTATTACTTTTCTTTAAAGAAAGTATGGGAATTTTCAGAAAAAAAATGAAAACAACAATCATTTCTCTCATGGACCCGAGATCCAATCGTTCCATTTACAAGTTGGTGGCGTTTCTAACAAGAATTGTGAATACCATCTTTAAAGGAGATGTCCGCTTACAGGCTGTTCCTGCGGTATTTGATCTTTATGCAGATGGGGTAGATGTCGTGGTTTTCGAGGAATTCGGAGCAGGAACTGCAGCCATTCATTTAGCAGACCTCGCTGAAAGAAGGAAACTTCTAATGGATAAAGGATATCGAAAATGGTTCCGAAGACAATGGACGAATTGGTTTTTGCCTAGAGTATTTCATAGAGATTTCAACGAATCCAAGATTGTAGAATGTCCTGACCAAAAGTTAGTTGGTAGATCTTTTTCCGAGTTAGCGAAAGAAAGAAAACAACATGTGGTCGAAACATTTTTGGATCTTTGCGCGGAATATGGAAACGAGATCCGTTGGTATACTGTGATCGGGAATGATCGCAAGGGACCTTTAAAGTATATAGTCAGTCATCCCGATGTGTTGATCGGATTTTCTGATGCGGGCGCTCACTTGAGAGGTATGGCGCATTATAATTTTCCATTACGTTTTTTGAAATTAGTCAGAGATGCTGAACTGGAAGGGAAACCTTTCCTTTCTGCAGAAAAAGCAGTCTGGCGAGTTACAGGAGAAATTGCAGATTGGTTTGGTCTGGACACAGGCAAACTTAAAGTTGGTGCCCAAGCAGATCTCGTTCTTTTAAATCCAAACGGATTAAATGAAAAAGTGGAAACCATCCAAGAAACCCCGATGCCTGAATTCGGCGGAATGGTTCGTTTAGTTCGCAGAAACGAAGAGGCAATTCGTGCAGTGTTAATCAATGGAAAGGTTGCAGTTGAGAACGGGATCGTTCTTCCTGAGATCGGTAAAAAAAGCGGCTTCGGAAGGTTCATGGCTTATAAAGAAAAAGATTATCTATACTCTTCTGCGAAAACCCAAAAAAGAGAAGCTGTAGGTTCGGTGGCTTAA
- a CDS encoding PP2C family protein-serine/threonine phosphatase, with protein sequence MHTAKYLFFLLGPIGFLIFLLSLTPWHKEENLRAYKGIIDLRGIQSVSSGPVDLSGEWEFFWSQEPGRILESFHGNMTVPGSWNRETELHPSYDRLGYATYRLKVLLPDVWVGKVLTLGLGTVWSSYRFYLDGEFQGESGGPSTSTQSSVARVQPRSFSFVPSSSQIEISLFVANNFARQGGISSPVKLGPSEVMLSTRTRTIFTDIFAFSSLVIMGLYHISLYLYLRSSKAPLYFGFMSMAIGIRTLVTNTRLLMEFFPSINQNGIQMIEQISMMCATGLYLLFFYETFTVYASKLYIRISLAIISLFILITLFGSLEFNSSKVAYFHLFIGITIGYVIYVIFGIDFDKENNSSYILYGSGILFLGVAVDLFYTYILKVSSHQVSHIALVLFVFLQSLVIASDRSSKYKEAKLLTEDLQTMNLELFEMKEKLVQKVEDRTRTLNDTLQQINRELEIAQNVQRKILTPPEREIKGIRFDYVYKPLEKVGGDFLDISEINPGQVRVLLADAVGHGVQASLMTMALKTEYEELKKLPCPTHVLKELNGRFLRKFDTLESIFPCFVADIYLEKKEVLYASAGHPDQVLLTPGGNYELLHKTGPILGLFDDLEIEFSTYKFPTGSRLLLFSDGLIENRRKENRWSTVETIASRASNLSNISLQKLLEDLVVMEEKSRGDEQRYDDITIIAIESRETPEYPA encoded by the coding sequence ATGCACACGGCAAAATACTTATTCTTTTTATTAGGACCCATCGGTTTCCTCATTTTCCTTTTGTCTCTCACTCCATGGCATAAGGAAGAAAATTTACGCGCGTACAAGGGTATAATCGACCTGAGAGGTATCCAAAGCGTCAGTTCTGGTCCAGTAGATCTATCCGGAGAATGGGAATTTTTCTGGAGCCAAGAACCCGGAAGAATCCTAGAGTCCTTTCATGGAAACATGACTGTTCCCGGTTCCTGGAATAGGGAAACTGAACTACATCCATCTTATGATAGATTAGGTTATGCAACCTATCGACTCAAAGTTCTTTTACCAGATGTTTGGGTAGGAAAGGTTCTCACTTTAGGTTTAGGCACTGTTTGGAGTTCCTACAGATTTTACTTAGATGGAGAGTTCCAGGGAGAATCTGGAGGCCCATCTACTTCTACTCAGTCGAGCGTGGCAAGAGTACAGCCTAGATCCTTCTCTTTTGTTCCAAGTTCTAGCCAGATAGAAATTTCACTTTTTGTTGCGAATAATTTTGCAAGGCAAGGTGGGATCAGCTCTCCCGTCAAGTTGGGTCCTTCTGAAGTGATGTTGTCCACAAGAACCAGGACAATCTTCACGGATATTTTCGCATTTTCCAGCTTAGTGATAATGGGTCTCTACCATATCTCTCTATATTTATATTTAAGATCCAGCAAGGCCCCCTTGTATTTTGGATTTATGAGTATGGCGATCGGAATCAGGACACTTGTTACAAATACAAGACTTCTCATGGAATTTTTCCCTTCTATCAATCAGAATGGAATACAGATGATAGAGCAGATTTCCATGATGTGTGCTACCGGATTGTATCTTCTATTTTTCTATGAAACATTTACGGTTTACGCATCCAAACTATATATAAGGATTTCCTTAGCGATCATCTCCCTGTTTATCTTAATAACCCTATTCGGGTCCTTGGAATTTAATAGCAGCAAGGTTGCTTATTTCCATTTATTTATAGGTATTACGATCGGTTATGTGATCTATGTGATCTTTGGAATAGATTTCGACAAAGAAAACAATTCTTCTTATATACTATATGGTTCAGGAATACTATTCTTAGGAGTAGCGGTCGACCTGTTCTATACTTATATCCTAAAAGTTTCTTCTCATCAGGTTTCCCATATTGCACTTGTACTTTTCGTATTCTTGCAGTCGTTGGTGATCGCTTCAGATCGTTCTTCCAAGTATAAAGAAGCAAAACTCCTAACAGAAGATCTACAAACCATGAACTTAGAACTTTTCGAAATGAAAGAAAAGTTGGTTCAAAAGGTAGAAGATAGAACCAGAACCTTAAACGATACTCTACAGCAGATCAATCGAGAATTAGAGATCGCTCAAAACGTACAAAGAAAAATACTTACTCCTCCGGAAAGAGAGATCAAAGGAATTCGTTTCGATTACGTATACAAACCTTTAGAAAAAGTGGGTGGAGATTTCTTGGATATTTCAGAGATCAACCCTGGCCAAGTAAGAGTGTTATTAGCAGATGCCGTCGGACATGGAGTGCAGGCAAGTCTTATGACCATGGCCTTAAAGACTGAATACGAAGAGTTGAAAAAACTCCCCTGCCCTACACATGTATTAAAAGAATTGAATGGAAGGTTTTTAAGGAAATTCGATACCTTAGAAAGTATCTTCCCTTGTTTTGTAGCTGATATCTATTTAGAAAAAAAAGAAGTCCTCTACGCTTCTGCGGGACATCCGGATCAGGTTTTACTTACTCCTGGTGGTAATTACGAATTACTTCATAAGACAGGTCCAATATTAGGACTATTCGATGACTTGGAGATTGAATTCTCTACCTATAAGTTTCCTACGGGGAGCCGTTTATTACTTTTCTCTGATGGACTTATCGAGAACAGAAGAAAGGAAAATAGATGGAGCACTGTGGAAACAATTGCATCAAGAGCTTCCAATCTCTCCAATATAAGTCTGCAAAAACTATTAGAAGACTTAGTAGTGATGGAAGAAAAATCCAGGGGAGACGAGCAAAGATACGATGACATCACCATCATCGCAATCGAATCCAGAGAAACTCCTGAGTATCCTGCTTAG
- a CDS encoding 2-dehydropantoate 2-reductase → MSFSPKFAILGSGSIGTYIGAYLVKAGYPVVFVGRERLKQEIQLFGLGISDYRGNSFTLAPSQVRYVTDIKEAKDSNVFLITVKSKDTIEAGKSIRSLFSPEELSKIIVLSFQNGVRNSKELASVLPELNDRNLPGMVPFNVVAKGKGQFHQGTSGELVIKSNEFGNKIHSCLRKAGLSSIVHKNMEGILWGKLLFNLNNSLNALAGVPLREELSQRTYRKILASMILEGLEILKLSGIQPASAGKMIPWLAPIILGLPDFLFFRVASSMVKIDPEARSSMWEDLHHGRKTEISYLNGEIISLADEIGHKAPINRKIASLITEAESGSGKSKYDAETLSDLLGIV, encoded by the coding sequence ATGAGTTTTTCCCCGAAATTTGCAATCTTGGGTTCCGGAAGTATAGGAACATATATCGGAGCTTACTTGGTAAAAGCAGGGTATCCTGTAGTATTTGTAGGTAGGGAAAGATTAAAACAAGAGATTCAATTATTCGGATTAGGGATCAGCGACTATAGAGGGAATTCCTTCACACTCGCCCCAAGCCAAGTTCGGTATGTTACCGATATAAAAGAAGCAAAGGACTCGAATGTATTTCTGATCACAGTCAAAAGTAAAGATACAATAGAAGCAGGAAAATCCATCCGTTCTCTTTTTTCGCCTGAAGAATTATCCAAAATTATCGTTTTGAGCTTTCAGAATGGGGTTCGAAATTCAAAAGAATTAGCTTCCGTATTGCCAGAGTTAAACGATCGAAACTTACCGGGCATGGTCCCTTTCAATGTTGTGGCGAAAGGAAAGGGACAATTCCATCAAGGAACAAGCGGTGAACTTGTAATCAAATCAAATGAATTTGGGAACAAGATCCATTCTTGCCTTAGAAAAGCAGGATTATCTTCTATCGTTCATAAAAACATGGAAGGTATTCTTTGGGGAAAACTTCTTTTCAATTTAAATAATAGCTTAAACGCACTCGCTGGCGTTCCTCTTAGAGAAGAATTATCTCAAAGAACATACAGAAAAATTTTAGCTTCTATGATCTTAGAAGGTTTGGAAATACTTAAACTTTCCGGGATCCAACCTGCAAGCGCGGGCAAGATGATCCCTTGGCTTGCTCCAATCATTTTGGGCTTGCCGGACTTTCTATTTTTCAGAGTAGCCTCTTCTATGGTCAAAATTGATCCCGAAGCAAGATCTTCTATGTGGGAAGACTTACATCATGGAAGAAAGACAGAAATTTCTTATTTGAATGGAGAGATAATCAGTTTAGCAGATGAGATCGGTCATAAGGCACCGATCAATCGTAAAATCGCTTCCTTAATCACAGAAGCAGAAAGCGGTTCCGGCAAATCTAAGTACGATGCGGAGACGCTTTCTGATCTTTTAGGAATTGTTTAG
- a CDS encoding FAS1-like dehydratase domain-containing protein, translating into MAEKGISKDLIGTKLDSYEFDVERGKIKEFCLAIGESNPIYFDLEAAKKAGYEDIPAPPTFPTVIQFWGYPKIWKDMENMGVDTSRILHLKERYNYVKTLYPGKVSSQGECVNVTVGKMDTMTFRTTIRNAKGETVIEAEMSIFIRKPEQ; encoded by the coding sequence ATGGCAGAAAAAGGCATTTCAAAAGACCTGATCGGCACAAAACTCGACTCCTACGAATTCGACGTAGAAAGAGGAAAGATAAAAGAGTTTTGTCTAGCGATCGGCGAAAGCAATCCGATATACTTCGATTTAGAAGCGGCAAAAAAAGCAGGATATGAGGACATTCCAGCTCCTCCTACATTTCCTACAGTGATCCAATTTTGGGGATATCCTAAAATTTGGAAAGATATGGAGAACATGGGAGTTGATACTTCCAGGATTCTACATCTAAAAGAAAGATATAATTATGTTAAAACTCTTTATCCTGGTAAGGTTTCTTCTCAGGGAGAATGTGTTAACGTAACTGTTGGTAAAATGGATACTATGACTTTCCGCACCACAATTCGTAATGCGAAAGGTGAAACTGTGATTGAAGCAGAGATGTCTATTTTCATCCGTAAACCGGAACAGTGA
- a CDS encoding esterase/lipase family protein gives MRKLGLAVLLLFLCSGTLFASGGGSSSKPLAGSYPIILSHGLFGWGTDSSGIISIVNYWGGMDSYLTSQGATVYAPTKTAAQSNETRGVQLKDKVLVYMAANGFSKVHILGHSQGGLDSRYAISNLGLSSKVSTLTTLNTPHRGSPIADIVTTVLPDWIKPFVSSVLGVVVKLVYGGGNQDALAALGSLTTSGTAAFNTRTPDASSVKYFSYGSYITIPDLIQHPLMGIIQPACVAGGLFNGQGGTCDGLVPYTSLKWGTFKGGPDYGLLVTGVDHIQASNTLGSGKPWFDVEGYFLKMASNAKSNQ, from the coding sequence ATGCGTAAATTAGGATTAGCGGTATTACTCCTATTTTTGTGTAGCGGCACGTTGTTCGCTTCAGGGGGAGGATCTTCCTCCAAACCATTGGCTGGATCGTATCCAATCATTCTTTCCCACGGACTTTTCGGTTGGGGAACTGATTCATCCGGCATCATCAGCATCGTTAACTATTGGGGCGGAATGGATTCCTATCTGACATCCCAAGGTGCAACAGTATATGCTCCTACAAAAACTGCGGCTCAATCAAATGAGACTCGTGGTGTTCAGCTAAAAGACAAGGTTCTTGTTTATATGGCTGCAAACGGATTCAGCAAAGTGCATATTCTTGGCCACTCTCAAGGTGGATTGGATAGCCGTTATGCTATCTCCAACTTAGGACTTTCTTCTAAAGTTTCTACTTTAACTACTTTGAACACTCCTCACAGAGGATCCCCAATCGCTGATATCGTTACTACTGTTCTTCCTGATTGGATCAAACCTTTCGTTAGCAGTGTCTTAGGTGTTGTAGTTAAATTAGTATATGGTGGCGGAAACCAAGACGCTCTTGCAGCACTCGGTTCCTTAACTACCAGCGGAACTGCGGCTTTCAATACCCGTACCCCTGATGCTTCTTCTGTTAAGTATTTCTCTTACGGATCTTACATCACTATTCCTGACCTAATCCAACACCCTTTAATGGGAATTATCCAACCTGCATGTGTTGCAGGAGGATTGTTCAACGGACAAGGTGGAACTTGCGACGGACTCGTTCCTTATACTTCTTTGAAATGGGGAACCTTCAAAGGTGGACCTGATTACGGACTTCTTGTAACTGGTGTGGACCATATCCAAGCTTCCAATACCTTGGGTTCCGGAAAACCTTGGTTTGACGTGGAAGGTTACTTCCTGAAAATGGCTTCTAACGCGAAATCTAATCAGTAA
- a CDS encoding tetratricopeptide repeat protein — protein MKRFHFTRKYSILASVTLVLALYSACSGEKDEPSILEIRDLLDSGHLTESVQKAKDKALITGKMDQVHYLRGWIHYLRKEDPSAEKEYKLCLKENKNSIDCLRGLAQIEKHKQSYEKAETRYKQALVIAQATKDQEYSSMLLTDLGNLALSQDEKEEAMDWYNKSIQVKPEGSAYYGLGFVYLLNRDKIASIQTLKKGLETEYRDLIIKAETYYLLAKLQNDFEKNPKAASESAKKAFELFPAMEKYSKSWEQYSKLSSSK, from the coding sequence ATGAAACGTTTTCATTTTACTAGAAAGTATTCTATTTTAGCTAGCGTTACACTCGTATTGGCTTTGTATTCCGCGTGTTCAGGGGAGAAGGACGAGCCATCTATTTTGGAAATCAGAGATTTATTGGACTCCGGTCATTTAACGGAATCTGTTCAGAAGGCAAAAGACAAGGCATTGATCACAGGAAAAATGGACCAGGTCCATTATCTGAGAGGTTGGATCCATTATTTACGCAAAGAAGATCCTTCTGCGGAGAAGGAATATAAACTTTGTTTAAAGGAAAATAAAAACTCGATCGATTGTCTAAGAGGTCTAGCTCAAATCGAAAAACATAAACAGAGTTATGAAAAGGCTGAAACAAGGTATAAACAAGCCTTAGTAATTGCACAAGCCACCAAAGACCAAGAATACAGTTCCATGTTACTTACCGATTTGGGAAATTTGGCTCTTTCTCAAGATGAAAAAGAAGAAGCAATGGATTGGTATAATAAATCCATTCAAGTAAAACCAGAAGGATCTGCGTATTATGGACTTGGTTTTGTGTATCTATTGAATCGAGACAAGATAGCTTCTATTCAAACTTTAAAGAAAGGATTAGAAACTGAATACAGAGATCTAATTATCAAAGCGGAAACCTATTATCTTCTGGCAAAGTTACAAAACGATTTCGAAAAAAATCCTAAGGCAGCAAGTGAGTCTGCAAAAAAAGCCTTCGAATTATTCCCTGCAATGGAGAAATACTCAAAATCTTGGGAACAATATTCCAAACTTTCCAGTTCTAAATAA
- a CDS encoding MaoC family dehydratase: MSKIEFDKYEVGQELPPLKVDTITHAHLVRYAGASGDFNPIHNDPDFARKTGLDGTIAHGMFVMAQIGRLCTSWADQKQIKEFGVTFKAMTKPGQKLTCSGKIKRKKEENGEKLLTVAVEAADESGEVKASGELVVIC; the protein is encoded by the coding sequence ATGAGTAAGATTGAATTCGACAAGTACGAAGTAGGACAAGAACTCCCTCCTTTAAAAGTGGATACTATTACACATGCACATTTAGTGCGTTATGCGGGAGCAAGTGGTGACTTTAACCCGATTCATAATGATCCGGATTTTGCTCGTAAGACCGGATTAGATGGAACTATCGCTCATGGTATGTTCGTAATGGCTCAGATCGGAAGACTTTGCACTTCTTGGGCAGACCAAAAGCAGATTAAAGAATTCGGAGTCACTTTCAAAGCAATGACCAAGCCTGGACAAAAGTTAACTTGTTCCGGTAAGATCAAACGTAAGAAAGAGGAAAACGGAGAGAAACTTCTTACAGTAGCTGTAGAGGCTGCTGACGAGTCCGGAGAAGTGAAAGCTTCCGGAGAATTAGTAGTTATCTGCTAA
- a CDS encoding DUF2167 domain-containing protein: MIRRFLAFFFFMAILWSLPVSAQKFETDADLMKWIKSLKYETNLVPLANKDGKVIANIQVPKGYKYLNPQDSKTVLEDVWGNPPSELGLGILFIASETPLDLGSYAITIDYVEEGHVDDEDSKEIKYDELLSELQEASKEESEQRKKDGYSGLELVGWASAPYYDSAAKKLHWAKEYKFEGTETNTLNYNIRVLGRNGYLLLNVLGDISVLKRVEGDVGRILKSVEFSEGNRYADYDSKIDSLAAYGIGGLIAGGLLKKAGLFAVIGGFLLKGAKLLIPAVIGLFYAVRRFVFGKGKQEDTAAGSSDKET, encoded by the coding sequence ATGATTCGTCGATTCTTGGCCTTTTTCTTTTTTATGGCCATCTTATGGAGTCTTCCTGTTTCCGCTCAAAAATTTGAAACAGATGCGGACCTAATGAAATGGATTAAGTCCTTAAAGTATGAAACTAACTTGGTTCCTCTTGCAAATAAAGATGGAAAGGTGATCGCAAACATCCAGGTCCCTAAAGGCTACAAATATTTAAATCCACAGGATAGTAAAACTGTATTAGAAGATGTTTGGGGGAATCCTCCCAGTGAACTTGGACTAGGCATTTTATTTATCGCTAGCGAAACTCCATTAGATCTAGGATCATATGCGATCACCATTGATTATGTGGAAGAAGGTCACGTAGATGATGAGGATTCCAAAGAGATTAAATACGACGAATTATTATCAGAACTGCAAGAAGCTTCTAAAGAAGAAAGCGAGCAAAGAAAAAAAGACGGCTACTCTGGATTAGAATTAGTCGGTTGGGCTTCTGCTCCTTACTATGATTCTGCAGCAAAAAAATTACATTGGGCAAAAGAATATAAATTCGAAGGAACTGAAACTAACACTCTCAATTATAATATTCGAGTTTTAGGGAGAAATGGTTATCTTCTACTTAATGTGCTCGGAGACATTTCTGTTCTGAAAAGAGTAGAAGGAGATGTAGGAAGAATTCTAAAGAGTGTGGAATTCTCAGAAGGCAACCGTTACGCAGATTACGATTCTAAAATAGACAGCTTAGCAGCGTATGGAATTGGTGGCTTGATCGCTGGCGGGCTTTTGAAAAAAGCTGGATTGTTCGCAGTGATCGGTGGCTTCTTATTAAAAGGAGCAAAATTACTGATCCCAGCTGTGATCGGTTTATTCTATGCAGTTAGAAGATTTGTTTTTGGAAAAGGAAAGCAAGAAGATACAGCTGCAGGATCTTCCGATAAAGAAACCTAA
- a CDS encoding DUF2062 domain-containing protein, whose translation MNFLRTIWRIIHKQIILPFQESYAPIHEVCLGTTVGLIWSMTPLVGVQMYLGLGTWLILRLFRIRFYLPIAIAMIWITNPVTLPFFYSLFYWIGKQVLLLVGIPFQQISFDTLLAISKESESMDLISGLYHWTIFLFDKMGLPMFVGGFAFGIPLALLGYPITYRLLNSYRTRRAEEEGISLQEWELKHVRKDVGLFAAKTP comes from the coding sequence ATGAATTTTCTCAGAACAATATGGCGTATCATCCATAAACAAATCATTTTACCTTTTCAAGAGTCTTATGCTCCTATTCACGAAGTTTGTTTAGGGACAACGGTTGGTCTGATATGGTCCATGACTCCATTGGTTGGAGTGCAAATGTATTTGGGACTCGGAACCTGGTTGATTCTTAGGTTGTTCCGCATCCGTTTTTATCTTCCAATTGCGATCGCAATGATTTGGATCACAAATCCAGTCACTCTCCCATTTTTTTATTCATTATTCTATTGGATAGGAAAGCAGGTTTTACTTTTAGTTGGAATTCCTTTCCAACAGATTAGTTTTGATACGTTATTAGCCATCTCTAAAGAATCGGAGTCTATGGATTTAATCAGTGGATTGTATCATTGGACAATTTTCTTATTTGATAAGATGGGTCTTCCAATGTTCGTAGGTGGTTTTGCTTTTGGAATTCCTCTGGCTTTGCTTGGATATCCGATTACCTATCGTTTATTAAATTCGTATAGAACCAGAAGGGCGGAAGAAGAAGGTATCAGCCTTCAGGAATGGGAATTAAAACACGTTAGAAAAGATGTGGGATTGTTCGCCGCAAAAACGCCTTAG